In one window of Camelina sativa cultivar DH55 chromosome 15, Cs, whole genome shotgun sequence DNA:
- the LOC104745913 gene encoding TSA1-like protein isoform X2, whose product MGTKFLALGLSLCLVLSSFYEVSCQDEGTGGLSVGLIEHEYQANVNSLQGNEASDQTETSGQKNSTVTDNNTISLSLTEESVETLKESEDTSAQVGAVTDEVQKSSSMLDHIELEFEAHVNELKKAGSDVINKVDRSKDDEEAVRRHKMLEAIEREFEELLAAAAAGFEQLKIDDSTQGIDDEQSAKRQSMLDEIERDFEAATKGLEQLKADDLTGVNDEEHAARREKMLEEIEREFEEATKGLEELRHSTSSTDDEAHSAKRENMLDAIEREFEAVTSGLKGLKINAHTVKDEDDSEKAAKRQSMLDAIDRDFEAVTESFKQLEDLADSKQEGDQSATRQSMLDEVEREFEAVTESFKQLEDLADSKQEGDQSATRQSMLDEVEREFEAAASNLKQLNLDDFTEGDDAAQSAKRNSMLEAIEREFEAATKGLEELKTNDSTDGKDDDEHAARRKSMLDAIELEFEAATRGLNEIKNESKQDENKRSIMLEAIEREFEAVTIAKTNGDDSAKSTSTITVAQKTYAGNTGLEGLLKPADGVCGCFNQDKDGLKADTDSSINIAEILAEESKSQGSETSRLTMSLNNLVHTHREQTSSKVSSVLGSSSVTSTTSESSATSESIEGLKLTLKKLRGLSARDLVNHPNFDEIIAAGTRYEVLSSASIGYISLLAKYKTVIKEGLEASQRVQIAQTRAKLLKETAMEKQRSVDSVFASAKITAQRGDALHIRIVAIKRLLAKLEAEKVNVDSKFTSLTTSLSQLLKEASQAYEEYHEAVRKAKDEQAAEEFALETTKRAEQIWVEFLSSLN is encoded by the exons ATGGGAACGAAGTTTTTAGCTCTAGGTTTGTCTCTTTGTCTCGTTCTCTCAAGCTTCTATGAAGTTTCTTGTCAG GATGAAGGAACTGGAGGTTTGAGTGTAGGTCTAATCGAGCATGAATATCAAG CTAATGTCAATTCTCTCCAAGGCAATGAAGCATCAGATCAAA CTGAGACCAGTGGTCAGAAAAACAGCACAGTGACTGATAACAACACTATATCTCTGTCTCTAACTGAAGAATCAGTGGAAACTCTTAAAGAATCTGAAGACACATCAGCTCAG GTAGGAGCTGTTACTGATGAAGTCCAGAAAAGTTCGAGTATGTTGGACCATATCGAACTTGAGTTCGAAG CCCATGTCAATGAACTTAAAAAGGCTGGATCTGATGTTATCAACAAAGTTGATAGATCtaaggatgatgaagaag CTGTTAGGAGACATAAAATGTTGGAAGCCATTGAGCGCGAGTTTGAAG AGTTACTtgcagctgctgctgctggatTTGAACAACTAAAGATTGATGATTCCACCCAAGGAATAGATGATGAACAAT ctGCAAAGAGACAAAGCATGTTGGATGAGATTGAACGTGACTTTGAAG CTGCTACAAAGGGTCTTGAACAATTAAAGGCTGATGATTTAACAGGAGTCAATGATGAAGAACACG CTGCAAGGAGAGAAAAGATGCTAGAAGAGATCGAAAGAGAGTTCGAAG AAGCTACAAAAGGTCTTGAAGAACTAAGGCACTCAACCTCAAGCACAGATGATGAAGCACACT CTGCAAAGAGAGAGAATATGCTAGATGCAATTGAACGCGAGTTTGAAG CTGTTACCAGTGGTCTTAAAGGGCTAAAGATTAATGCTCACACTgtcaaagatgaagatgattcaGAAAAAG CTGCCAAGAGACAAAGTATGCTAGATGCAATTGACCGCGATTTTGAAG CCGTTACTGAGAGTTTTAAGCAACTTGAAGATCTCGCCGATAGCAAACAGGAGGGAGACCAAT CTGCAACGAGGCAAAGTATGTTGGATGAGGTTGAACGTGAATTTGAAG CCGTTACTGAGAGTTTTAAGCAACTTGAAGATCTCGCCGATAGCAAACAGGAGGGAGACCAAT CTGCAACGAGGCAAAGTATGTTGGATGAGGTTGAACGTGAATTTGAAG CTGCTGCAAGTAACCTGAAGCAGCTAAATCTTGACGACTTCACAGAAGGAGATGACGCTGCACAAT CTGCAAAGAGAAATAGCATGCTTGAAGCTATTGAACGAGAGTTTGAAG CCGCTACAAAAGGACTTGAAGAGTTAAAGACTAACGATTCAACCGATGGcaaggatgatgatgaacatg CTGCAAGGAGAAAAAGTATGCTTGATGCTATTGAACTCGAGTTTGAAG cCGCAACAAGAGGCCTTAATGAGATAAAGAATGAATCAAAACAAG ATGAAAACAAGAGAAGCATTATGTTGGAAGCAATCGAACGCGAATTTGAAG CTGTTACAATTGCAAAGACTAATGGAGATGACT CTGCAAAGAGTACGTCAACCATAACTGTAGCGCAGAAAACTTATGCCGGAAACA CTGGTTTAGAAGGTCTTCTAAAGCCTGCAG aTGGTGTATGTGGTTGTTTTAACCAAGACAAAGATGGTCTTAAGGCAGACACAGATTCTTCGATTAACATAGCGGAGATACTCGCTGAAGAATCCAAATCCCAG GGCTCAGAGACTTCTCGCCTCACCATGTCATTGAACAATCTTGTTCATACCCATAGAGAACAAACGTCCTCAAAGGTAAGCTCAGTCCTTGGCTCATCATCGGTTACTTCTACCACAAGCGAATCATCCGCTACATCAGAGAGCATAGAGGGATTGAAGCTAACCCTAAAGAAGCTGCGCGGTCTAAGTGCACGTGATCTCGTAAACCATCCAAACTTCGATGAGATTATAGCAGCCGGTACACGTTACGAGGTACTCAGCTCAGCTTCTATTGGTTACATCTCTTTGCTAGCCAAATACAAAACCGTCATTAAAGAAGGACTCGAGGCTTCTCAGAGAGTCCAGATTGCTCAAACCCGAGCCAAACTGTTGAAAGAAACCGCAATGGAGAAGCAGAGATCCGTAGACTCGGTCTTTGCATCGGCAAAGATCACGGCTCAACGTGGAGACGCGTTGCACATCAGAATCGTTGCGATCAAGAGACTGCTGGCGAAGCTAGAAGCAGAGAAAGTGAACGTTGATTCAAAGTTTACGTCGTTGACGACGAGTCTGTCACAGCTTCTCAAGGAGGCTTCCCAGGCCTACGAAGAGTATCACGAGGCGGTGCGTAAGGCAAAGGACGAGCAAGCGGCAGAGGAATTTGCACTAGAGACGACCAAGAGAGCAGAACAGATATGGGTTGAGTTTCTTAGTTCGCTTAATTGA